From the Malus domestica chromosome 17, GDT2T_hap1 genome, one window contains:
- the LOC103405970 gene encoding protein transport protein SEC23 A yields the protein MSNPPQPPIGYSVSITPSRPHIPSPDPEKISIPPPPLITPRFPPPKFQHDQTPPPLIKTPNVPSPANGLKTGSPIPHLSTPPGPPVFTSPVRPAAVPFRASPATPQPVAFSPGTSLSTCSPPNFSNGSQHQLSNDTEDDAVPVGESPYVLFSAHKVLKQKKQANVPSLGFGALVSPGREISPGPQIIQRDPHRCHSCGAYANIYCNILLGSGQWQCVICRELNGSEGEYRAPSKEDLCNFPELSSPMVDYVQTGNNRPGFVPVSDSRMSAPIVLVIDECLDEPHLWDLQSSLHAFVDSLPPTMRIGIILYGRTVSVYDFSEESIASADVLPGDKSPSQDALKALIYGSGLYLSPMHASLPVAHAIFSSLRPYKLKISETSRDRCLGTAVEVALAIVQGPSGEMSRGVIKRSGGNSRIIVCAGGPNTYGPGSVPHSFSHPNYPHMEKTALKWMEHLGQEAHRQNTVVDILCAGQCPVRVPVLQPLAKASGGIFVLHDDFGEAFGVNLQRASTRAAGSRGFLAIRCSDDILITQVVGPGEEAHIDTHETFKNDTSLYIQMLSVEETQSFSLSLENKRDIRTEYVYFQFTIQYLNVYQADISRVITVRLPTVDSVSAYLTSVQDEVAAVLIAKRTLLRAKNYSDAIDMRATIDERIKDIALKFGSQVPKSKFYRFPKEISLLPELLFQLRRGPLLGSIVGHEDERSVLRNLFLNASFDLSLRMVAPRCLMHREGGTFEELPAYDLAMQSDAAVVLDHGTDVFIWLGAELAADEGKSAAALAACRTLAEELTELRFPAPRILSFKEGSSQARYFVSRLIPAHKDPPYEQEARFPQLRTLTTEKRTKLKSSFISFDEPSFCEWVRSLKVVPPEPS from the exons ATGTCAAATCCACCGCAGCCTCCCATTGGATACTCTGTCAGTATCACTCCCTCACGCCCACACATACCATCTCCTGACCCTGAGAAAATTTCTATTCCTCCACCACCTTTAATTACTCCTAGATTCCCTCCACCAAAGTTTCAACACGATCAAACTCCTCCTCCTTTGATCAAAACCCCAAATGTACCATCACCAGCTAATGGGTTGAAAACTGGCAGCCCTATTCCTCACTTGAGTACACCCCCTGGACCTCCTGTTTTTACTTCCCCTGTGCGGCCTGCTGCTGTGCCTTTTCGTGCTTCACCTGCAACTCCTCAGCCAGTTGCTTTCTCCCCGGGTACATCTTTGTCAACATGTTCGCCTCCCAATTTTTCGAATGGCTCACAGCACCAACTTTCTAATGATACAGAGGATGATGCTGTGCCTGTTGGAGAATCACCATATGTCCTATTCTCAGCGCATAAG GTgttgaaacaaaagaaacaagcaaatGTACCCAGTTTGGGTTTTGGGGCCTTGGTTTCACCTGGAAGGGAAATTTCTCCAGGTCCCCAGATAATACAACGTGATCCTCATCGCTGCCACAGTTGTGGAGCTTATGCCAATATTTATTGCAACATCTTATTGGGCTCAGGTCAGTGGCAATGTGTAATTTGCCGAGAACTGAATGGAAGCGAGGGCGAATACAGAGCTCCCAGCAAGGAAGATCTTTGTAATTTTCCAGAGTTGTCATCTCCTATGGTTGATTATGTTCAAACTGGGAACAATAGACCCGGTTTTGTTCCCGTTTCTGACTCAAGAATGTCTGCACCTATAGTTCTTGTCATAGATGAGTGTTTAGACGAACCACATCTGTGGGACTTACAGAGCTCCTTGCATGCATTTGTTGATTCACTTCCCCCGACAATGAGAATTGGAATAATACTGTATGGTCGCACAGTATCAGTTTATGATTTTTCAGAGGAATCAATTGCATCTGCTGATGTGCTTCCAGGAGATAAATCACCAAGTCAGGACGCCTTGAAGGCTTTGATATATGGAAGTGGTTTATACTTGTCTCCAATGCATGCATCATTACCAGTAGCACATGCCATATTCTCATCCTTGAGGCCATACAAACTGAAAATTTCAGAAACTTCTAGAGATCGGTGCCTGGGTACGGCAGTTGAGGTTGCACTTGCTATAGTTCAAGGGCCATCAGGAGAAATGTCTCGCGGGGTAATTAAAAGGTCTGGGGGTAATAGCAGAATCATTGTTTGTGCTGGTGGGCCTAATACATACGGTCCTGGATCTGTTCCTCATTCTTTCAGTCACCCAAATTATCCTCATATGGAAAAGACTGCATTGAAATGGATGGAGCATCTGGGTCAAGAGGCACACCGACAAAATACAGTGGTCGACATTTTATGTGCTGGGCAATGCCCTGTAAGAGTTCCTGTTTTGCAGCCTCTTGCAAAAGCTTCTGGAGGCATTTTTGTTCTCCATGACGACTTTGGGGAAGCCTTTGGTGTGAACTTACAAAGGGCATCTACCAGGGCTGCAGGCTCCCGTGGGTTCTTGGCAATACGCTGTTCCGATGACATTCTCATAACTCAAGTTGTGGGTCCTGGTGAAGAGGCACATATTGACACTCATGAAACCTTCAAAAACGACACTTCCCTTTATATACAAATGCTTAGTGTTGAGGAGACACAGAGCTTCTCACTCTCCTTGGAAAATAAGAGGGACATTAGGACTGAGTATGTGTATTTCCAGTTTACAATTCAGTACTTAAATGTGTATCAAGCTGATATATCAAGAGTAATTACTGTTAGATTGCCAACAGTTGATAGTGTTTCAGCATATCTTACAAGTGTTCAAGATGAAGTAGCAGCAGTTCTTATTGCAAAACGGACTCTCTTGCGAGCTAAAAACTATTCTGATGCAATTGATATGCGAGCAACAATAGATGAAAGAATTAAAGACATTGCTCTGAAATTTGGGTCTCAAGTACCAAAGTCAAAGTTTTATCGGTTTCCAAAGGAGATCTCTTTATTGCCAGAGCTCCTGTTTCAGCTAAGAAGGGGCCCACTGTTGGGAAGCATTGTTGGCCATGAAGATGAGAGGTCTGTGTTACGAAACTTGTTTCTGAATGCATCCTTTGATCTCTCACTTCGAATGGTAGCACCTCGCTGTTTAATGCATCGGGAAGGGGGAACATTTGAGGAACTACCAGCTTATGACCTTGCTATGCAGTCAGATGCAGCAGTTGTTCTTGACCATGGTACAGATGTCTTCATTTGGTTG GGTGCTGAACTCGCTGCTGATGAAGGAAAAAGTGCAGCTGCTTTAGCAGCTTGCAGAACATTAGCTGAAGAGCTCACTGAACTGCGGTTTCCAGCTCCTCGGATCCTGTCGTTCAAG GAAGGAAGTTCTCAGGCTCGATATTTTGTATCGCGGCTCATACCTGCACACAAGGATCCTCCTTATGAGCAG GAGGCAAGATTCCCACAGCTACGAACTTTGACAACAGAAAAGCGGACAAAGCTGAAAAGCAGTTTTATTAGTTTTGACGAGCCTAGTTTCTGCGAGTGGGTACGAAGCTTGAAAGTGGTGCCTCCGGAACCAAGCTAG